The following are encoded together in the Eriocheir sinensis breed Jianghai 21 chromosome 28, ASM2467909v1, whole genome shotgun sequence genome:
- the LOC127004378 gene encoding ubiquitin-fold modifier-conjugating enzyme 1, translating into MVDEATRKSLGSIPLLRTKAGPRDKELWVPRLKEEYQALIKYVQNNKEADNDWFRLESNKEGTRWFGKCWYIHDLLKYEFDVEFDIPVTYPATAPEITLPELDGKTAKMYRGGRICLTDHFKPLWARNVPKFGIAHAMALGLGPWLAVEIPDMIQRGVVTYTEKKS; encoded by the exons ATGGTGGATGAGGCAACACGCAAGAGTCTTGGGTCCATTCCCCTCCTGCGAACTAAAGCTGGACCCAGAGACAAAGAGTTGTGGGTCCCTCGCCTCAAGGAGGAATATCAAGCACTCATTAAG TATGTTCAGAATAATAAAGAAGCAGACAATGATTGGTTCCGACTGGAGAGCAACAAGGAAGGCACAAGATGGTTTGGCAAGTGTTGGTACATTCATGACTTGCTCAAGTATGAATTTGACGTCGAGTTTGAC ATTCCAGTAACCTACCCAGCCACTGCGCCCGAGATCACACTGCCGGAGCTGGATGGGAAGACAGCCAAGATGTACCGAGGGGGACGCATATGCCTTACAGATCACTTCAAGCCACTCTGGGCTCGAAATGTCCCAAAATTTGGGATCGCACATGCTATGGCGCTCGGG TTGGGTCCCTGGCTAGCTGTTGAAATTCCCGACATGATTCAACGAGGAGTCGTCACGTACACCGAAAAGAAGAGTTGA